The Calditrichota bacterium genome includes a window with the following:
- a CDS encoding T9SS type A sorting domain-containing protein — translation MKTLRVLLSISIFAIILSAGHNEDNKKSKLSKVTVTGETARMDINNIDLALTNDGQTGNDADSFYPKGTDLSFLFSGGVCFSGYVEGDLRTAWMAPASRIQEMQPGNLGSDPDALEYVFYTVNSSDSFGSDNYNKWADAVAIGADFFDADGDGEYDPNIDTPDILGDRTLWCVYNDSVPATSRDMLNTGALGLEVRQSIWAFEKSDALGDVVFIRYRVVNASENDIDDLIISGWTDPDIGNATDDLIGCDTTLNLGYIYNFQDDNEYGANPPAFGIDFIQGPIVDSPGDTAFHINGLLMGTDTILNHKNLGMTSFMYMTSWGGVITYPATKEIARYYQEGGLDAEGEPIIASDWGIGGDSHSDVRYFFSGDPVTQTGWLDNTPQDIRFLINSGPFQLKAGERQDIIIAYIVTQGSSALNSVTKLKATSLFLNDLFPFKDPVTGLNDEFEDKKIPISFQLEQNRPNPFNPQTVIRYELPVNSKINITVYGALGRKVKTLINRRQTAGSHQVVFNGANMASGVYYYRLQAENFVDTYKMLLIK, via the coding sequence ATGAAAACATTAAGAGTTTTATTATCCATCTCTATTTTTGCAATTATACTTAGTGCCGGCCATAATGAAGACAATAAAAAGTCTAAACTGAGTAAGGTTACCGTAACCGGAGAAACAGCCCGTATGGATATAAACAATATTGACCTGGCTTTAACCAACGATGGGCAAACCGGTAATGATGCCGATTCCTTTTACCCCAAAGGAACTGACCTGTCCTTTTTATTTTCAGGTGGTGTTTGTTTTTCAGGTTATGTAGAAGGTGACTTGCGCACAGCCTGGATGGCACCTGCTTCCAGAATTCAGGAAATGCAACCCGGCAATTTAGGAAGTGATCCGGATGCACTCGAATACGTTTTTTATACCGTAAATAGTTCGGACAGCTTTGGCAGTGATAACTATAATAAATGGGCCGATGCGGTTGCAATTGGTGCAGACTTTTTTGATGCGGATGGAGATGGAGAATACGATCCAAATATAGATACTCCGGATATTCTTGGCGACCGTACATTATGGTGTGTTTATAATGATAGTGTACCTGCCACTAGCAGGGACATGTTAAATACTGGGGCTTTAGGCCTTGAGGTGAGACAGTCAATTTGGGCATTTGAAAAAAGTGATGCCCTGGGGGATGTTGTGTTTATTCGTTATAGAGTTGTAAATGCCTCGGAAAATGATATTGATGATTTGATCATTTCCGGATGGACAGACCCTGATATAGGTAATGCTACTGATGATTTAATTGGCTGTGATACAACTTTAAATTTGGGCTACATTTATAATTTTCAGGATGACAATGAATATGGTGCAAACCCACCGGCTTTTGGTATTGATTTTATTCAGGGGCCAATTGTGGATTCACCTGGCGATACAGCTTTCCATATTAATGGATTGTTGATGGGAACTGATACGATATTGAATCACAAAAATTTAGGAATGACTTCCTTTATGTATATGACATCATGGGGTGGCGTTATTACCTATCCGGCAACTAAAGAGATTGCACGGTACTATCAAGAAGGCGGTCTTGATGCAGAAGGCGAACCAATTATTGCATCAGATTGGGGGATTGGTGGAGACTCACATAGTGATGTGCGCTACTTTTTCTCCGGTGATCCCGTCACTCAAACTGGTTGGTTAGATAATACACCACAAGATATAAGATTTTTGATAAACAGCGGCCCGTTTCAATTGAAAGCCGGTGAGAGACAAGATATTATTATAGCATATATTGTAACTCAGGGAAGTAGCGCATTAAATAGTGTAACAAAATTAAAAGCAACATCTCTTTTTCTAAATGATTTATTCCCTTTTAAGGATCCTGTTACTGGATTAAATGATGAATTTGAGGATAAAAAAATTCCAATTTCTTTTCAGTTAGAACAAAACCGTCCCAACCCATTTAATCCACAAACGGTTATCCGCTATGAATTGCCTGTAAACAGCAAAATTAACATAACAGTTTATGGTGCCTTGGGACGTAAAGTAAAAACTTTGATTAACCGACGGCAAACGGCTGGTTCACACCAGGTTGTTTTTAATGGGGCGAACATGGCCAGCGGTGTTTATTATTACAGGCTCCAAGCTGAGAATTTTGTGGATACATACAAAATGCTTTTAATTAAGTAG